The region TAAAAAACAATGGGAAAGACAGGCAAGCAAAATTATCAGACTCAGTCACAATTGTATTCTGTGTCTGTTTTATGTTGGTCTGGATGAAAGCATCTACCAAATCCatagatataaaataaatgataaacacCCACAAGTTAAAGGTTTATGTTATGTTAACACACAGATCCCATATGATATGAGACTAATCTTTTATTCAGGGAGTATACATATGTgtatttactatttttaaagATGTTATTGCTTTACAGAATGTTTTAGCTTTACTGAATACTCTTTGGGTTGACCTGCATCCTATCTTGACCCCCTCAGTGTTTTATCTCTGATTCACCAGTGTATGTCTGCAGTGGAGATCCTCACGCTCTATAGGTTCAATAACCTGACACACCTGGGCACAGACCACCTGAGGACCATCTGCCCTACCCTCCTAAACCAGGCGCTGCTGCCCAACTGTTCTTTGACAGCTTTCGAGCCTAAAACACACATAGCGGATCacggtgagagagtgagtgagggtgCGAGTGGCTGGAGGAAGTGAGATGTTAAATTAGGATgtgatgcattttttttcttcaagaATACATTTAAAGAAGTGTATTTATTCCCAGCATGAAAAGTGTGTAAGTGTTATTTTTCTTTACTACAGTCTGGGGATATGGTTTCCTTTCTGTTACCATCATTAATCTGTCCTCCCTCCTGGGGCTGGTCCTCATCCCGTTCACAAAGAAGGCCTATTTCCCAAAAGTGCTCACCTACTTCATAGGCCTGGCTATCGGGACCCTGTTCTCCAACGCTGTGCTGCAGCTCATCCCTGAGGTTAGACAGATACCACAGCGTATGCAgtttataattgtttttatcAGATAAAGTAAATATCAAGCATTCGACAATGACAAACGGTAGAACACACGTGTACCTTCCAGGCTCTGGGGTTTGACCCGAAAGCAGATAACTACATCCTGAAAGCTATCGGGATCTTCGGTGGATTCTACCTGCTCTTCTTTACAGAGAAGCTGTTGAAGATGGTCCTGAAGACAGACCATGAGGTGGGACAGACATCGTTTTTTTTACATCCGCctagatttacatttattattctaCGTTTCAGTGGATAAATGCTTCTAAGTAATTCAAGCTGTTCAATCTTGTAACCATAGCCTGTTAGATTTGTCAGGTCTTCATTAATAGAGAAGAGAGCTCATGGAGTGGTGGGATAAAATAGTAGATGATGACGTGGTTGACCtgctttgatattaaacttcACCCTATAATTGTTGACAATCCCGATTTTATATTGAAGACAATCGTGTCCATAAGAAGGTTCCATATAAACGAGCCACTTGTGTGCttgttatgcattttctcccgatttatcGTAGTCAgcttgtcttccgctgctggtgatccctgattgcaatcaaggagggtgtatttcctgctcacgcctccttagcggacgcttttttTCTCAcccaggcgcctctatctgctaatcagggcccttgcacagcgtttgaagaccccacccacatagtccggtcatcccgccctagcagacacggtagccaattagagtCAGGCACTGCCAagtatgcccgctagatggcacccagccgaccggtagcttgagcttgttggacatcccatttcaaaaacaaacagtattaaaacatcTAGTGAGTGACATCTAGgtcaggtcagggctttgtggaGGCCACTGGCCTTATAACCGAGCTCTTTCATGCCTTTATAGAGCTTCTTTATCTAAGACTACGTCATAAAGTTGTATTGTTTGTGTACAAACCTTTACTAAGTCTTCTGACCTCCACTACAGCACGACCACGGTCATTTCAGTCAGCAGAATGGAGGGACTGTCATCACCACCACCGTCTTCGCCACTGCAAACAATGACAAGACCAACAAGACCATGAGTTTAGAAATGCCAGTAGAGCAGGTACGACACCTCATATCCACCACAGTAAATTAAAGAAGACAGTTTATCCAGTGttgattaaattaataattttgtttgtttagttgaCTGACCTTAAAAGAACATGGACAGATCTGACggttcgggggggggggggggtcccaCTATTGTGGATGATCATTAACTTTGTCCGTCCATCAGTACCTGTCTGCCTTTTTGTTGACATGTTATCACTGAAATAGGCATCAGTGACCTCGCTCAATCACTGTTTGTTTAACAGTTGCTCAACAAGTGCAGATTTCTTGATTCCTTGTGATCTGATAGCGCTCGACCTGGAATATCTAAACAGACACCTCACACTGGGGGGGTCGGTAGACATTCTGGGCCAAattcttttatcagctccacttaacatatagaagcactttgtagttgtacaattactgagttgtacaccaaccaaaaatatccagccaacagccccccgtgtgcagcgtcctgtgtccactgatgaaggtctagaagatgaccgactcaaacagcagcaatagatgagggatcgtctctgactttacatctacaaggtggaccgactaggtaggagtgtctaatagagtggacggtgagtggacacggtgtttaaaaactccagcagcactgctgtgtctgatccactcataccagcacaacacacactaacacaccaccaccatgtcagtgtcactgcagtgctgagaatcatccaccacctaaataatacctgctctgtggtggtcctgtgggggtcctgaccattgaagaacagcatgaaagggggctaacaaagcatgcagagaaacagatggactacagtcagtaattgtagaactacaaagtgcttctatatggtaagtggagctgataacatggacagtgagtgtagaaaccaggaggtggttttaatgttatggctgatcagtgtaatactGGTGTATTCTGTAGCAGTTTTAATCAGGGGTGCAGGAATATAATCAATATAAAAACAGTTCTATTGATACATGGAGGACTTTCACCTCAGTATTAGTCTGTTGATGTGCCAGAGGAATGCAGTCTCTGTGAGTGTTCATTTTCGGGGTCAGCATGTCCTCTGTTCCAGTCTCAGTCAGACACTCAGCTGTTTTTGGGTTAGATTATTACAGCTGCTTGTGGTCAAAACACAGCCCCCCGTCCCAAACTGCAAAGCATCGTACGGTGTGCACGTAGAACTGGTCGAGTTTTCCTTAAAACACAcagttaatgagttattaatgattaattaatgaTCAGCTATTTGTTTTATCAATTTAACTCTATCTGTGTTTAGATTTAATGATGTAAATCATGAGCAGGATTTAAATGCTGAAGCTAGACATTTAAATATCATAGTGATTCGAGACGCAGGGGTCCAGTTGGAACTCCACGCTGTGGTCCATTGTGGCCCAGGTGATAAAAAGGCATCACGGTTGCCATCCATTGCTAAACTCCTCACTCTCTGCTTTCTCCTGAACCCTCGCTCCCTTAAAGACGCCGGTGTCCCGAGGCTGCTGCACACGTCTGGCCGGCGTGAAGACCGTGGCGTGGATGGTCACGCTGAGCGACGCCCTTCACAACTTCATCGACGGCCTGGCCATCGGGGCCTCCTTCACCGTCTCCGTCCTCGCCGGCTTCAGCACCTCCATCGCCATCGTGTGCGAGGAGTTTCCTCACGAGCTCGGTAAGAGAAGCGGCGACGGTTTCTGGTTGAGGGTTAAAGCCGGCGTCTGGGTAACACGTAAGATTACTCAGCACAAACGTGCCACTCGAGTCACATCCACATCGGCGCCAGGGTATACAAACCCTCTGGCACAGTGACCCGGCACAGGGTCGGAGGTCATGCTTCCTCATGTGCCTGGCATCAGTCAGCCTAACGTTACACTCATTTCTGTGAGACAACAACCTCAACAAGAATATGGGAGCTTATTTGGAGCTGAGATGTTTGCATTCTACACACaccagaagtattgggacgccctgtctaattactgaatttatgtgcatcagccataacaattccaaacagtggtaataaatcaattatacaaaGGCAATgttgtgcttccaactttgcagcaacagtttaaggaaggtcctttcctgttctagcatgactgtgagGTTTACGTTTCAGTTCAGTCGTCAGTAGCCGAGTGCTacagcagcggtccccaaccttttttgcactacGGACTGGTTTCATGAGATAATTTCACAGATCAATTTATACAATCGAAGCAACTGAGGCATTTCTcacgggcccaacagtggcaacctggcagtggtggggcttgaaccttaaccactgggctacaactgccctaaaaatATAAACGTAAATGTTTACGGACCTCTGCTTTACTGACCCTGCTTGTGCTTTGCTCTGTATCCCCCCCTGCAGGTGATTTTGTCATCCTGTTGAATTCAGGGATGAGCATCAGGCAGGCTGCGCTCTTCAACCTGCTCTCAGCCATGTCCTGCTACATGGGCCTGGTGCTGGGAATCCTGCTGGGCAGCAGCTTCGCGCCCAACGTCATTTTTGCCTTCGCTGGCGGGATGTTCCTCTATATTTCTCTGGCTGATATGGTAAGATAGACGCGGTACAAACCCAACTCTCAGACCACAAACTCATGTTGCCTATAGTTGATGCATCTCCTGTGTCATTCAGTTCCCAGAAATGAACAGCATTGCTAAGGAGCATCGGCAGAGCATGAAGACAGACCTGGTGTTCTTCATCATCCAGAACGCCGGGCTTCTCACCGGATTCTCCATCATCCTCCTCATCACCATGTTCGCCGGAGAAATAAACCTGGTCTGAGCCGGTCTGCACTTCCTCTCCCCCTGCACCAGCGTGCCTTAATCCAGGCGGTAGACAAGCACGTTAATAAGAAGAAACTCCTCGACTGATCCTGAACTAACACGATAGATGGACTGCCAACAGATTCCACAATTTTGTACTATAACATTTGTATTGAAGATGTTTATCGTCCATAAACGTCCAGAATAATCGCTGTTGTATGTGAGACGCTCGTTCTGTTCATAGTAGATTTGTTGTCTAAACACTTTTGATTAAATTCTTGTCATTTTAAACATCCAAACACACAGTCGTTCTGAAAAACccctgttcattcattcattcaatgtcTGATTTACCAAATACATGCGCATTACCCACATGTATGGATATCGGAGCTCCTGGGGAACcccacacagggagaacatgcaaacttcatacaTTCACATTGGGGAATagaacccagactgctccacctttCCATTATATACCTAGCTTGTTTTATGGGCCGGATACTATTCCAAAAATAGTAGAACCAGAACTTCTGGATAACAAAGGTTAAAACAAATTAAgccaatttaaataataataattacaataataatgagCAGTGAGGTACATACAGATCAAAGTCATCTTGGGAATTGATCAGTACCAGTATCCAATCAGGATTCTGTTAACTGGCCAAGATTGGAACCCTATAAGAAGAATCTGTCAATGCCGTTACTCATAATAATGAGACAATCCTAAGACCCCATATCAGAAATCAATCAATACTGGGAGCCCATGATGGAAGCAGGTCTATAATGGTCAATGCTGGGAGATCATCTAAATCTGTCAATGCTGTTACCCATAATAATGTGTAATGAGAACAGATTCAAGAATTACTCAATACCCGTTGCCTCTACTTGTCAATCCTGAGACCCCATATCAGAAATCCATCAATACTGGGAGTCCATCAAGCAAACTGGTCTATAATGGTCAATGCTGGGAGAGCCTATGAGATTCTGTTACTGGCTAATGGAGCCCATTTGCAGCCAGTACTGGGAATCCAAAAGGAAGAACTGGTAAATACAACAAGAAATAAAACAGTCAGTTCTGATCATATATAAAACGTTTGGatttaatattttctttcaTCTGTTACACATCTGACATAGATTTCTATACATTTAGTCATTTAACGTTGATTTAACACAGAATATTGTACAACAGTACGCTCAGTGCAATGTATTGGCAGTTCAAACTTAAAACGAACCTCTCTTCCAAAAATataaatctacagtatatcagtATATTATAGATCTCAGAACATGAAGCTTACAATTAATACGGCAGTAAAAAACGATCAAGGTTTTTAATGACACGTCGATACACTGAGCACAAAACTCAACAAGGCACGTAAGCGCTAAAGGACACATGAAACACGCACTGAGGCAGAAATACGGTCGGAGCGGAGGGGATAACGCACCTCCGACAACAACGTGGAGCCTTTTACACTGATCCCAGACCAGCTGACCAGCCTAAAACATGTCCGATATCAGATTTTGAGCTTGAACGTAAATGTTTATATTGTCGTAATGAATAGAAAGACGTTTTTTATCCCAGTGTAGGTCATTAGAAACGTGATAGGTGCACAGAATTAGTTCTGCTACCAGACTGTATAGTGTTAGGTGAATATCAGCTTTGTAGATACTGCAGAGCCCACTTGTGACATGTTAAGCTCGTGAGTTTAAGTGTCATATCTCCTACACGGACTATGATCGGTTGttggggttcctcataactgctgcagttacgacctctgctggctgatcgatggcactgcACCGAGAGGAATAATAGAGATCGGTACGTGACTCTTTGTGCGTGATACAGATCTCCACATGAACCTGTCTggtgcaggttaaaaaaagtgattggtactgcacacgtgtcacaCGTGCCTTATCGGCCAGCAATGACTGGGAAAAATTAGGAGAAAAATTGGCATAAAAATGAattttcaattattttaaaagctcaGAATCATGTATCGCATGTAAATCAGTGTAAAAGGATTTaatacacacagtgcatcaataCTGCCGAGTTTCTAAAAGCACTTCAGTCAGGCACTACCAACAGCTAATTCGATTACCAGCTTATGTAGAATCATAATTTAACAGCTACATCGACGATTTATGATTCAGTTTCTCTAATTAACAACAGCATTTAATTACCGAGCGCTCGGCACAAACACGACACCGATAAAAATCACGATACAGATCAGCTGTTCCACGTCCAGCCGTGAGCTAAGTTGTGCGTCAGATGCTGAGACAACGATTGTTTACGGGCGTCGGTAAGTAGGACATTTGTGCACCTCTGCCAACCCTGGTACCCGCGCTGCCGAGCTGTCGGTGCTAAGCTTCAAGTGCTTGGGCTGCTTAAATTaaattgtattcattcattgtctgttttacctgccgctttatcctggtcggggtcacggtgggtctgattcattgggcgaaagacaggaaacacccggagaggtcgccagtccatcacagggcacacacacacacacactgtctttaATTCACAGCACAAAAAGGAACCTGGTCGAGCCCGGCTggggaatggaacccaggacctttcatGCTGTGAGTCAACAGCCTGCTAGAGATACAGTACACTGTACATCACTGTACATTTACTACACGTGTACAGTGTAACATTCAGTACATGACTACACCATAAAGCACCTCTATATTTACAGTACAGCTTCACAACAGGGCATGTTCACAGCCCTGCAAACATTTGTccggaataataataataataataataatacacatcatCTCGAACCGGATCAGACGGCTCACTGTGAGCAGCCAATGAGCAGCCATCGTCGAACTTTAAGCTCTGATGTacactatgtggtcaaaagtattcggacacctggtCATAAGCTTGTCGGGCATGAaggtaataaaataaagtgacctctgtgtgatcgtttcagctagaacaacagccactcttctaagaCGGCTTCtcactgtgggaatttgtgcccgttcagtcaaaatagcatcGATGCTATAGTCTGATgctccggttcattccagagccaGAGTCTTGtctttataaagcttgctttaaggtggaacaggaaagagcctcaATAAATAatcgatttattacacctgttagcaactgctgtgtcttgaacacatgaatttaattagaaattagaaggggcgtccagatacttttgtccatatagtgtacgtaAACATCTGTAAACAGTGACACTAGTGCCCGGCATAACCCGAACTGATCTCTTCCACCTTAAAAATTGTAGAAGGAAATACACTCTAAGTGGTATTTTGGATGTTAACGAGACTGGATAGCGGCACGAGTGGAAAGGAATGAAAACACAAACGTTTCAGAGCTTCCGAGTGGACCTTAAGGTAACCGCGATTCCGTATCAGAGAAACCGAGTCCTGTCCGGTTCCCTAACCGATCTCTCTCTCGAGCTGCTTTTATTCAGAAACGTCTGTGTTACATCGAGGCGGCTAAAAGTACACGAGTAGATGTTGCTCTTCATGTTCCTTGTACTATACTAATCACGTCTAACACTGAATGATTGTTTCTGTTTGTATCGTAAGCGTAATGTCCAGTCTGCATGGCATGACCGCGCCGAGAAGGTGAACGCCGACCCGTTACTGAATGCCCGGTGTCGTTATGACTTCTGATACAGTGTGTGGGCAGGACGTCACATCAGTTTGACCCCTCTCCCGGCGCCGGGCTCTCGGCTCTGCCCTCCTTCAGACTCCCAGACTGCTTCTTCTGCTTGCTCTTGGATTTCCTCAGCATGTGCACCTACCAGGA is a window of Trichomycterus rosablanca isolate fTriRos1 chromosome 22, fTriRos1.hap1, whole genome shotgun sequence DNA encoding:
- the LOC134300080 gene encoding metal cation symporter ZIP8, with translation MCGFLSLLSAVYFTVLLSKSAGFTDHIQEDFLQDLVQIYGQNGLLDQNGIHTLVQNIAQKKPAESKTLSTHAQCMSAVEILTLYRFNNLTHLGTDHLRTICPTLLNQALLPNCSLTAFEPKTHIADHVWGYGFLSVTIINLSSLLGLVLIPFTKKAYFPKVLTYFIGLAIGTLFSNAVLQLIPEALGFDPKADNYILKAIGIFGGFYLLFFTEKLLKMVLKTDHEHDHGHFSQQNGGTVITTTVFATANNDKTNKTMSLEMPVEQTPVSRGCCTRLAGVKTVAWMVTLSDALHNFIDGLAIGASFTVSVLAGFSTSIAIVCEEFPHELGDFVILLNSGMSIRQAALFNLLSAMSCYMGLVLGILLGSSFAPNVIFAFAGGMFLYISLADMFPEMNSIAKEHRQSMKTDLVFFIIQNAGLLTGFSIILLITMFAGEINLV